Proteins found in one Sporosarcina sp. FSL K6-3457 genomic segment:
- a CDS encoding M56 family metallopeptidase encodes MFKRQSSTMLIMSLIISGTIFLQMVLYFIAKVVGWNVRYNLVAACHSWMKAIGLSSLDYVLDVLVIYTLFFTLWKIASQFYHAVRMKKRFEQYRENRLTIDMDRTYGEGQDSFIVISHPTPLAITMGFIRPKIVLSTGLMNLLTEDELKAVISHEMYHKEHRDPLSIFLMALCSSIMWYIPILKWCNQKYRIVKELLADEYAIEKQQTSVNLGSALLKMLKVSKHEKMPFAYASFADTSVNYRIDYILNPLREIEWKLPVKMALVSFTIFSLICALFIYALMLA; translated from the coding sequence ATGTTCAAACGTCAATCATCTACAATGCTCATCATGTCACTTATCATTTCTGGAACGATTTTTTTGCAAATGGTTTTATATTTCATCGCAAAGGTAGTAGGCTGGAACGTTCGATATAATCTTGTCGCCGCCTGTCATAGTTGGATGAAAGCAATCGGATTGTCCTCACTTGATTATGTACTTGATGTACTCGTCATTTATACATTGTTTTTTACACTGTGGAAAATAGCGTCACAATTCTATCATGCTGTACGTATGAAAAAGCGGTTTGAGCAATATAGAGAAAATAGGCTGACAATCGACATGGATCGGACTTATGGAGAAGGGCAAGATTCATTTATTGTCATCTCGCATCCTACGCCACTGGCGATTACGATGGGATTTATACGGCCCAAAATTGTTCTGTCGACAGGTTTGATGAACCTATTAACAGAAGATGAATTAAAGGCTGTCATTTCACATGAGATGTATCATAAAGAACATCGTGATCCACTTAGCATCTTTTTGATGGCTCTCTGTTCGTCTATAATGTGGTATATTCCGATTCTAAAGTGGTGTAATCAGAAATATAGAATTGTGAAGGAATTGCTGGCGGATGAATATGCCATTGAAAAACAGCAGACGTCTGTCAACCTAGGTAGTGCATTGTTAAAGATGCTCAAAGTGAGTAAACATGAAAAAATGCCGTTTGCTTACGCATCATTTGCAGATACGTCTGTCAATTATCGGATTGACTATATACTGAATCCGTTACGGGAAATTGAATGGAAGCTTCCAGTGAAGATGGCGTTAGTATCGTTCACCATCTTTAGTTTGATTTGTGCTTTGTTTATTTACGCCTTAATGTTGGCGTAA
- a CDS encoding DsbA family protein — MSKKIFWIVGLVAICIVGIIVLTGVNEKSVVIDYEGQPFLGEASAPVEIVEFGDYKCPSCKDFNDRLFPIIHEELVETGKAKFYFMNFSFIAPDSTTAAQFAETVYKELGNDTFWAFHNLLFANQTTESGQPTLFNDVTLEDMLAKVASEEETSKVMAAYGESKGKEAWEKDMSTANGLGVSSTPTIFIGGKEFKGATINDFIKMAEEAATSGQ; from the coding sequence TTGTCTAAGAAAATATTTTGGATTGTAGGTTTAGTTGCTATTTGTATCGTGGGTATCATTGTTTTAACAGGTGTTAATGAAAAGTCTGTTGTTATTGATTATGAAGGGCAACCTTTTTTAGGGGAAGCGTCAGCTCCAGTAGAAATTGTTGAATTCGGCGACTACAAATGCCCAAGTTGTAAAGATTTTAACGATAGACTCTTTCCAATTATTCATGAGGAGTTAGTTGAAACAGGGAAAGCGAAGTTCTACTTTATGAATTTCTCCTTTATTGCCCCGGATTCAACGACAGCTGCACAGTTTGCAGAAACGGTCTACAAGGAACTGGGCAATGATACGTTTTGGGCATTCCATAATTTACTGTTCGCCAATCAAACAACCGAATCAGGACAACCAACTCTATTTAACGATGTAACTTTGGAAGACATGCTGGCGAAAGTTGCAAGTGAAGAGGAAACGAGTAAAGTGATGGCAGCTTATGGTGAGAGTAAGGGAAAAGAAGCTTGGGAGAAGGATATGAGCACGGCTAATGGTTTGGGTGTATCGTCAACACCAACCATCTTTATAGGTGGCAAGGAATTTAAAGGTGCTACGATAAATGATTTTATAAAAATGGCGGAAGAGGCAGCTACTAGTGGTCAGTAA
- a CDS encoding disulfide oxidoreductase: MVSKSLLFAWSTSIIAMVGSLFFSERMGFVPCTLCWYQRILMYPLVLFLGLAFYRNDREIYKYVLPMSLVGMLVSGYHYALQKLPSLHEFSTCTSGVPCSGQYINWFGFVTIPFLAFIAFTMITILMFVLRKHK; encoded by the coding sequence GTGGTCAGTAAATCGTTGCTTTTTGCTTGGTCGACGTCTATTATTGCGATGGTAGGGAGTTTGTTCTTTAGTGAACGGATGGGCTTTGTGCCCTGTACACTATGCTGGTATCAGCGTATTTTAATGTACCCTTTAGTACTTTTCTTAGGTCTGGCATTTTATCGCAATGACCGAGAAATCTATAAATATGTGCTTCCGATGTCTCTCGTAGGTATGCTGGTTTCCGGTTATCATTATGCATTGCAGAAGCTACCTTCCTTGCATGAATTCAGCACGTGTACGAGTGGAGTGCCCTGTTCAGGACAATATATTAACTGGTTTGGCTTTGTGACGATTCCATTTTTGGCGTTTATTGCGTTTACAATGATAACAATCCTTATGTTCGTATTACGGAAGCATAAATAA
- a CDS encoding GNAT family N-acetyltransferase, whose protein sequence is MLTVEQLHAIEVLQKECEQADTIQLKLNWDMLRQRDDLSMDFFHEENGQLIAYLALYGFGSTVEVCGMVKPSDRRNQHFSNLWQQALRVIEEKGFEKILLNASASSTSAKAWLVTQPCMYTFSEFQMCWAKQPLEESEDILIRQALPADSSFEIQLDVLSFNMSEEDARLHHGDIKNRTEESRFIIVAEGTDVGKIRVSRIDGEAYIYGFAILPEFQGKGYGGKALRNVVKQQHEAGYSVGLDVEVKNNHALRLYESIGFKTVQAQDYYLWN, encoded by the coding sequence CAGTAGAACAATTACATGCAATTGAAGTTCTTCAAAAAGAATGCGAGCAAGCAGACACTATTCAACTTAAACTAAACTGGGATATGTTGCGACAAAGAGATGACCTCAGCATGGATTTTTTTCACGAAGAAAATGGACAACTCATTGCTTATTTAGCTTTATATGGCTTTGGCTCAACAGTAGAAGTTTGTGGGATGGTCAAGCCGAGCGATAGAAGAAATCAGCACTTTTCGAACCTTTGGCAACAAGCACTTCGAGTAATTGAAGAAAAAGGCTTTGAGAAGATTTTATTGAACGCTTCAGCCTCTTCAACCTCTGCTAAAGCATGGTTAGTCACTCAACCGTGCATGTATACCTTTTCAGAGTTTCAAATGTGCTGGGCAAAGCAACCACTCGAAGAAAGTGAGGATATCCTTATTCGGCAAGCATTGCCCGCCGACTCTTCCTTTGAAATACAGCTCGACGTCCTTTCATTCAACATGAGTGAAGAAGATGCGCGACTCCATCATGGAGACATTAAAAATAGGACGGAGGAGAGCCGTTTTATCATCGTAGCTGAAGGCACCGATGTTGGTAAAATTCGAGTGAGTAGAATAGACGGAGAAGCCTATATTTATGGTTTTGCCATTTTACCTGAATTCCAAGGCAAAGGCTATGGAGGAAAAGCACTCCGTAACGTCGTCAAGCAACAACACGAAGCAGGGTATAGTGTTGGACTTGATGTCGAGGTAAAAAATAACCATGCCCTTCGGCTATATGAATCCATCGGCTTCAAGACTGTTCAAGCTCAGGATTATTATTTGTGGAACTAG